In Aedes albopictus strain Foshan chromosome 3, AalbF5, whole genome shotgun sequence, the following are encoded in one genomic region:
- the LOC109622293 gene encoding fas apoptotic inhibitory molecule 1, whose amino-acid sequence MSHGILGLGGGGLVLNSSMKTGTEGANRLSQQNGNGCGTKPTTGGNGNGNGVGTNREVVARWRVPMHGKVYEIEFEHGTASGKRVLWIDKEEIFRRDWMFKLVGEDTFKLDDKRCIIRVDPLPGFKYCYSLFVDGKSYEQFTESQAKALKTWEINLKDNFYRIVLEKNTLNIYVNGKLIEESGEFVDGGTETTFVEDGNRFVLTARTSGNKREGIVHSLAVNGVTVGDSVAAAATASGLAESGDSGDAQ is encoded by the exons ATGAGTCACGGCATCCTTGGATTGGGTGGAGGAGGCTTGGTACTTAACAGCAGCATGAAAACCGGAACTGAAGGTGCTAACCGGCTCAGCCAACAGAATGGCAACGGGTGTGGAACCAAGCCAACAACGGGTGGCAATGGGAACGGGAACGGAGTTGGAACGAATCGGGAGGTCGTAGCCCGATGGAGAGTGCCGATGCATGGGAAAGTCTACGAGATTGAGTTCGAACATGGGACGGCCAGTGGGAAGCGAGTGCTGTGGATTGATAAGGAGGAGATTTTCCGCCGGGATTGGATGTTCAAACTGGTGGGGGAGGATACGTTTAAGCTGGACGATAAGCGGTGTATCATTCGG GTTGATCCCCTGCCAGGATTCAAATATTGTTACTCGCTTTTCGTGGACGGCAAATCATACGAACAGTTTACGGAATCGCAAGCCAAAGCACTCAAAACGTGGGAGATTAATTTGAAGGATAATTTCTATCGCATTGTGCTGG AAAAGAACACCCTCAACATCTACGTGAACGGTAAACTGATAGAAGAAAGT GGCGAATTCGTAGATGGCGGCACCGAAACGACGTTCGTCGAGGATGGCAACCGTTTCGTGCTAACGGCACGAACCAGTGGGAACAAACGCGAAGGGATCGTGCACTCGCTGGCGGTGAACGGTGTAACGGTGGGCGATTCGGTGGCAGCGGCAGCGACAGCGTCCGGTTTAGCCGAAAGCGGTGATAGTGGGGATGCTCAATAA